The DNA region ATAATAAGGTCAGGACTATAGGTTCTCCATTTATTAAGGCCAGATGTTCCATCTTCTGCTGTAATTACATCATAATTTTGTAAAGTAAGATTTAAGCGCAATCCTTCTGCAATATGAGTATCATCTTCCACAACTAAAATTATTTTTTTAATATCATTTTCCATAAATTATAAATTTTTTTTAAATGTTAAAGGAAGAATTAAAGAAAAAACAGAACCTGTGCCAGCACCTTTACTTTCAGCAATTAATTTGCCTTTATGGGCTTTAGCAACGCTTTGAGCGATATAAAGCCCAATGCCTGTCCCTTTTGCGCTCATATTGTCTGATTGGCCGATTTGATAGAATTTTTTAAAAATTTTTTTTAATTCTTTTTTTTCTATACCTATTCCATTATCTATAAAATGAATAAGTAATTTTTTATCTTGTATTTCAAATTCAACTTCTATTTTTGGGGTTTGAGACTTGTTATATTTTATAGCGTTTGTAAATATATTCATCAAGAACATTTCAAATAGTCCTTGATTTATTTTATAGAAAACTCTCTGGTTTTCATTTACCTTTATAATATTTACTTCACATTTCTGGAATAGATGATTATTTTTGTTTACAAAATCACTTATGAAGATAAAAATGTCTAAAATTTCAAAATTAC from Desulfobacterales bacterium includes:
- a CDS encoding HAMP domain-containing histidine kinase, producing MHQANRWFFHPVFIFIVSILALTSSLILYIYWYLEANTGIQLIVHKFNIDSSQILKAQTWLVILILSMLVALILIGIFLIFVYNQKTFQLYRLQNNFINNFTHELKTPVTSLKLFLETFAKHELPRETQLKYIEFMLQDTIRLSDNISRILNLAKLESKVFDGNFEILDIFIFISDFVNKNNHLFQKCEVNIIKVNENQRVFYKINQGLFEMFLMNIFTNAIKYNKSQTPKIEVEFEIQDKKLLIHFIDNGIGIEKKELKKIFKKFYQIGQSDNMSAKGTGIGLYIAQSVAKAHKGKLIAESKGAGTGSVFSLILPLTFKKNL